From one Musa acuminata AAA Group cultivar baxijiao chromosome BXJ2-6, Cavendish_Baxijiao_AAA, whole genome shotgun sequence genomic stretch:
- the LOC135614694 gene encoding peroxidase A2-like has protein sequence MSSCYVSGVLAVATLMAFLLHGSQAQLSPAFYDSTCPNVSDIVQTIVQLVQSSDPRMPASLLRLHFHDCFVDGCDGSVLLDNSTAIVSEKDAPPNSNSLRGFDVIDAIKMTVEYVCPGVISCADILALAAEASVSLSGGPSWTVQLGRRDGTTANLTGANTNLPSPFEPLDILKSKFAAVGLNDTDLVTLSGAHTFGRARCGAFSDRLYNFNGTGIADPTLNTSYLTTLQANCPDGGNETTLNNLDLSTPDAFDNSYYLNLQSNEGLLASDQQLYSTSNDPIASIVGIYAGNQTAFFESFALSMINMGNISPLTGSDGEIRSNCRLVNAS, from the exons ATGTCGTCGTGTTATGTTTCGGGTGTGTTGGCTGTGGCCACCCTCATGGCCTTCCTTCTCCATGGATCCCAAGCTCAGCTAAGCCCCGCATTCTACGACAGCACCTGCCCTAATGTATCCGACATAGTGCAGACCATCGTTCAACTAGTCCAGAGCTCCGACCCCCGGATGCCGGCCAGCCTCCTCCGGCTCCATTTCCACGACTGCTTCGTCGAT GGTTGCGATGGGTCGGTTTTGCTCGACAACAGCACTGCGATTGTCAGCGAGAAGGACGCGCCCCCGAACAGCAACTCTCTTCGGGGTTTTGATGTGATCGATGCGATCAAGATGACGGTCGAGTATGTTTGCCCAGGAGTTATCTCCTGCGCTGATATCCTCGCCCTTGCAGCTGAAGCTTCTGTCAGCTTA TCTGGAGGTCCATCATGGACGGTGCAACTTGGAAGAAGAGACGGCACCACAGCAAACCTGACCGGCGCCAACACCAACCTTCCAAGCCCCTTCGAACCCCTAGACATCCTCAAGTCCAAGTTCGCCGCCGTCGGCCTCAACGACACCGACCTCGTCACCCTCTCAG GAGCTCACACCTTCGGCCGCGCACGCTGTGGCGCCTTCAGCGATCGCCTCTACAACTTCAACGGCACAGGGATCGCAGACCCGACCCTGAACACCTCCTACCTGACGACCTTGCAAGCGAATTGCCCGGACGGAGGGAACGAGACAACCCTCAACAATCTCGACCTGAGCACCCCCGACGCCTTCGACAACTCCTACTACCTCAACCTTCAGAGCAACGAGGGCCTCCTCGCATCAGACCAACAGCTCTACTCGACCAGCAACGATCCCATCGCCTCGATCGTGGGCATCTACGCCGGCAACCAGACCGCCTTCTTCGAAAGCTTTGCTTTGTCGATGATCAACATGGGGAATATTAGCCCGCTGACGGGGAGCGACGGAGAGATCAGAAGCAACTGCAGGctggtcaacgcgagctga
- the LOC103988352 gene encoding probable disease resistance protein At5g63020, which translates to MRGTKAEPRKRAVKKWFSKVVPAMEVCARTSDSSKDAAGVFEGQSSKQKKKKKCLAGCCSKSCWCTCKSSKRSAYKHHQSRKDDDDVTVRLPPVSPRSTGTDNVDAAEMPTLRTARDVFIVTERLPPGPARELPVPNPIVGQEAYLKTALGYLADDAVGVVGIHGTGGVGKTTLLRSINNQFCGSAARTEFDHVMLAVVGKDPDIKKLQGAIAYEVGLLLNDDDSEVVRAAAIFDFLKARSFLLLLDDLWAPLELAKVGIPQPSSDCAIGRKQKLMISTRLVDIAGRMQAHKILILECLKWEEAWNLFKSTVGEDTVGDQRIRSFAVTLAKECRGLPLALVTMGSAMAAKKTAEEWQSVISSIKTSPLHEISSAEDESLALLHVSCGSLRDHRMRQCFSSCSLWPEGYHMSKENLIRSWMGLGSTHHFDDINEAYNIGNAMIETLKASSLLKNSERSNSRLEMHDVVREMASWIASEEGISRNKWSVGANSSGRTGWDEWSRAETISLMFKDIAALPDSCNCPDLQSLILRGNKRLSKIPNGLFPCMIALRYLDLSHTGFLRLPAEVGTLVNLQFLDLSYTKIACLPEEIRELTSLRHLELEGTTELRTIPCGVISSLGMLQVLNLYMSGFANWNWLSVRGHRGITFEELVSLPKLRSVGFTVRNIPSLLRLFSIRHVSTHSLTIRELRGLISLHLLPALLSRNKMGRLRNLTVESSRCLKELVMGEEADDAPNWRLHQLEVLNLVCLPELERVIWRGVPPHACLPNLRFLSLLCCNSLKNITWILHLPLLQELYVQNCDEMERVMEEEKAEKIGTPLPNLRYIYLRDLKKLVSIKDHALPFPGLERILVYNCSELKQLPLGAKSAEKLRMIFGERGWWERLEWGNQSIKSVFASSFREIPAGYEPSMKILDGL; encoded by the coding sequence ATGAGAGGTACCAAAGCAGAACCACGGAAACGCGCCGTCAAGAAGTGGTTCTCGAAGGTGGTTCCGGCGATGGAAGTTTGCGCCAGAACCTCCGACAGCTCGAAAGATGCCGCCGGCGTCTTCGAGGGCCAGAGTagcaagcagaagaagaagaagaagtgcctCGCCGGTTGTTGCTCCAAGAGCTGCTGGTGCACATGCAAGAGCAGCAAGAGATCGGCCTATAAGCATCATCAGAGCAGAAAAGATGACGACGATGTGACTGTAAGATTGCCTCCTGTCTCTCCCAGAAGCACAGGTACCGACAACGTGGATGCGGCGGAGATGCCGACTCTAAGAACAGCAAGAGACGTCTTCATTGTCACTGAGAGGTTGCCCCCTGGTCCTGCCAGGGAGTTGCCCGTGCCGAATCCCATTGTTGGACAGGAGGCGTACCTGAAGACGGCCCTCGGTTACCTTGCAGATGATGCAGTAGGCGTGGTGGGGATACATGGCACAGGGGGCGTCGGTAAGACCACCCTCTTGAGGAGCATCAACAACCAGTTCTGCGGCAGCGCTGCAAGAACCGAGTTTGATCATgtgatgcttgctgtggtcggTAAAGATCCCGATATCAAGAAGCTCCAGGGAGCCATAGCATACGAGGTCGGATTGCTCCTCAACGACGACGATAGCGAGGTCGTCCGAGCTGCCGCCATCTTCGACTTCCTGAAGGCGAGGAGCTTCTTGCTGCTGTTGGATGACCTTTGGGCACCTCTGGAACTGGCAAAGGTTGGAATCCCGCAACCGTCGAGCGACTGCGCCATCGGACGCAAGCAAAAGCTGATGATCTCGACGCGGCTGGTGGACATCGCTGGAAGAATGCAAGCTCACAAGATCCTCATTTTGGAATGCCTGAAGTGGGAGGAGGCGTGGAACCTATTCAAATCCACGGTCGGCGAGGATACCGTGGGAGATCAAAGAATCCGAAGCTTTGCGGTCACGCTCGCAAAGGAGTGCCGCGGCTTGCCGCTTGCTCTTGTCACGATGGGGTCGGCGATGGCCGCAAAGAAGACGGCTGAGGAGTGGCAAAGCGTGATCTCGTCGATCAAAACCTCGCCGCTCCATGAAATCTCAAGTGCAGAGGATGAATCGCTTGCTCTTCTGCACGTTAGCTGCGGAAGCTTGAGAGATCATAGGATGAGACAGTGCTTTTCGTCCTGTTCTTTGTGGCCCGAAGGCTATCACATGTCGAAGGAAAACCTCATCAGGTCTTGGATGGGTCTGGGATCAACACACCATTTCGATGACATCAATGAAGCTTATAACATCGGGAACGCCATGATCGAAACCCTGAAAGCTTCGTCCTTGTTGAAGAACAGCGAAAGGAGCAACAGTCGTCTGGAGATGCACGATGTTGTTCGAGAGATGGCCTCATGGATTGCTTCCGAGGAAGGGATCAGCAGAAACAAATGGTCGGTGGGAGCCAACAGCAGTGGTCGAACAGGATGGGATGAGTGGAGCAGAGCAGAGACGATATCCCTCATGTTCAAGGACATTGCAGCACTCCCTGATtcatgcaattgccccgacctccAATCTTTGATCCTCCGAGGAAACAAGCGTCTTTCCAAGATCCCAAATGGACTGTTTCCCTGCATGATAGCTCTGAGGTACTTGGATCTGTCTCACACTGGCTTCTTGCGCCTCCCTGCAGAGGTTGGCACATTGGTGAACTTGCAGTTCCTCGATCTTTCGTACACAAAAATCGCTTGCTTGCCGGAGGAGATCCGAGAGTTGACGAGCTTGAGGCATTTGGAGTTGGAGGGAACGACGGAGCTCCGGACGATTCCTTGTGGAGTGATCTCAAGCCTGGGAATGTTGCAGGTACTGAACCTGTACATGAGTGGCTTCGCGAACTGGAATTGGCTTTCGGTGCGTGGTCACCGTGGCATAACCTTCGAAGAGCTGGTGTCCTTGCCAAAACTAAGGTCTGTCGGATTCACCGTGAGGAACATTCCATCTCTGCTCAGGCTTTTCAGCATACGCCATGTATCGACGCACTCCCTGACCATCAGAGAGCTGCGAGGCTTGATCTCTCTCCATCTGTTGCCGGCACTGCTCAGCAGAAACAAGATGGGGAGGCTCAGAAACCTCACGGTCGAATCCAGCCGGTGCTTGAAGGAATTGGTCATGGGAGAGGAGGCTGATGACGCTCCGAATTGGAGACTGCATCAGCTAGAGGTTCTCAATTTGGTGTGCCTCCCGGAGCTAGAAAGGGTCATCTGGAGAGGTGTTCCACCTCATGCTTGCCTCCCTAACCTTCGCTTTCTATCCCTTCTCTGCTGCAACAGCCTCAAGAACATCACATGGATTTTGCATCTTCCACTCCTCCAAGAACTCTACGTACAGAACTGTGACGAAATGGAGCGCGTGATGGAGGAGGAAAAAGCAGAGAAGATCGGAACCCCATTACCCAATCTCAGATACATCTATCTTCGCGACCTGAAGAAGTTGGTGAGCATTAAAGATCACGCATTGCCATTCCCTGGTCTGGAGAGGATTCTCGTGTACAACTGTTCGGAGCTGAAGCAGCTTCCCTTGGGAGCAAAGAGTGCAGAGAAGTTGAGGATGATATTTGGAGAGAGAGGGTGGTGGGAGAGATTGGAGTGGGGGAATCAGAGCATCAAATCTGTGTTCGCCTCAAGTTTCAGAGAAATCCCTGCTGGATATGAACCAAGCATGAAGATCTTGGATGGTCTTTGA
- the LOC135614696 gene encoding metal tolerance protein 4-like: MAGGENGRAEEENEVRAPLLAAVRRVPRKNSVNSMRGEFVARLPEKVKHGVDPERPFTIDVSRTRDLLEGEKEYYEKQFATLRSFEEVDSLNTPNVVDEALDLEEQRQSEFAMKISNYANIALLALKIYATIRSGSIAIAASTLDSLLDLMAGGILWFTHLSMKNINIYKYPIGKLRVQPVGIIVFAAIMATLGFQVFVQALERLIENKPADKMTSAQLVWLYSIMLTATFVKLALWLYCRTSGNKIVRAYAKDHYFDVVTNVLGLAAAILGDKFYWWIDPAGAIILAIYTITNWSGTVWENAVSLVGQSAPPEMLQKLTYLVIRHHPRIKRVDTVRAYTFGVLYFVEVDIELPEDLPLKEAHAIGESLQIKIEELPEVERAFVHLDFECDHKPEHSILVKLPNSQA, from the exons ATGGCGGGAGGGGAGAACGGGAGGGCGGAGGAGGAGAACGAGGTGAGGGCGCCGCTGCTGGCCGCCGTCCGCCGGGTGCCGCGTAAGAATTCGGTGAACTCGATGAGGGGCGAGTTCGTGGCCAGGTTGCCGGAGAAGGTGAAGCACGGGGTCGACCCGGAGCGTCCCTTCACCATCGACGTCTCCCGGACCAGGGACCTCCTCGAAG GGGAAAAGGAATACTATGAGAAGCAGTTTGCAACCCTAAGATCCTTTGAGGAAGTGGACTCATTGAATACACCTAATGTAGTTGATGAAGCTCTGGACCTTGAAGAGCAAAGGCAGAGTGAATTTGCCATGAAGATCTCCAACTATGCAAACATTGCGCTCTTGGCACTGAAG ATTTATGCTACCATACGAAGCGGATCCATAGCTATTGCTGCTTCGACACTTGATTCATTGCTAGATCTTATGGCGGGCGGCATTCTCTGGTTTACTCATCTTTCCAtgaaaaacataaacatatacaaGTACCCGATCGGCAAGTTGCGCGTTCAACCGGTCGGCATCATCGTATTTGCTGCTATCATGGCCACTTTAG GATTTCAAGTTTTTGTTCAAGCTCTGGAACGCCTGATTGAGAACAAGCCTGCGGACAAGATGACCTCGGCTCAACTGGTGTGGCTGTATTCGATCATGCTGACCGCCACTTTTGTAAAACTAGCTCTGTGGCTTTACTGCAGGACCTCCGGAAACAAGATCGTCCGTGCCTATGCTAAG GACCATTACTTTGATGTTGTGACCAATGTTCTTGGCCTGGCTGCTGCTATTCTTGGCGATAAGTTCTACTGGTGGATCGATCCTGCTGGGGCTATTATTCTCGCGATCTATACGATTACAAATTGGTCTGGAACCGTATGGGAGAACGCAG TCTCACTGGTTGGCCAGTCAGCTCCACCTGAGATGCTCCAGAAATTAACTTACCTTGTGATAAGGCATCATCCTCGGATTAAACGTGTCGATACCGTCCGAGCATATACGTTTGGGGTCCTTTACTTTGTGGAG GTTGACATCGAACTCCCAGAAGATTTACCTCTGAAAGAAGCCCATGCGATCGGAGAATCGCTGCAGATAAAGATCGAGGAACTACCAGAGGTCGAACGCGCATTTGTGCATCTCGACTTCGAATGCGACCACAAGCCGGAGCACTCCATACTCGTCAAGCTGCCCAACTCCCAAGCTTGA
- the LOC135614695 gene encoding casein kinase 1-like protein HD16 translates to MRELRSGVRRGGRAPPPPPVDRTLRNTRARAASKKPEVVAVAAGGSRRVRTRAAEARAAVAAKGRQRARSAKGKLVLIEEGEGKKSDQLKEVVVVEEEEEEEEEEEEEEEEEEEEKGKGRTKQPEEIRGKETMGDDSGGLSANRVVGQEEEGNTTPFPEKVQIGNSPVYKVDRKLGKGGFGQVFVGRRVSGGIERTTGPSALEVAIKFEHRSSKGCNYGPPYEWQVYSTLGGSYGVPRVHYKGRQGDYYVMVMDMLGPSLWDAWNTSGQAMSTEMVACIAVESISILENMHSKGYVHGDVKPENFLLGQPATPQEKKLFLVDLGLATRWKDACNSNHVEYDQRPDVFRGTVRYASVHAHLGRTASRRDDLESLAYTLIFLHRGRLPWQGYQGDNKSFLVCKKKMSTSPEMMCCLCPPPFKQFLEIVVNMKFDEEPNYSKLISLFDGLIGPNPAVRPINTDGAQKVGQKRGRLTIDEEEESQQRKKIRLGVPATQWISVYNARLPMKQRYHYNVADARLAQHVERGNEDGLLISCVASCTNLWALIMDAGTGFTSQVYELSPFFLHKEWIMDQWEKNYYITSLAGANNGSSLVVMSKGTQYTQQSYKVSESFPFKWINKKWKEGFHVTSMATAGTRWGIVMSRNAGFSDQVVELDFLYPSEGIHRRWDGGYRITSMAATWDQAALILSVPKRKPGDETQETLRTSSFPSAHVKDKWAKNLYLASICYGRTVS, encoded by the exons ATGCGGGAGCTGCGGAGCGGGGTGCGTCGAGGGGGCCgtgctccaccgccgccgccggtaGATCGTACGTTGCGGAACACGAGGGCGCGGGCTGCCTCGAAGAAGCCGGAGGTTGTAGCGGTTGCGGCTGGGGGTAGCCGGCGGGTGAGGACCAGGGCCGCGGAGGCGCGGGCGGCCGTTGCCGCGAAGGGGAGGCAGAGGGCGAGGTCGGCCAAGGGGAAGTTGGTTTTGATCGAGGAGGGGGAGGGGAAGAAGTCCGATCAATtgaaggaggtggtggtggtggaagaagaagaagaagaagaagaagaagaagaagaagaagaagaggaggaggaggaggagaaaggaaaGGGGCGCACAAAGCAACCGGAGGAAATAAGAGGGAAGGAAACGATGGGTGACGATAGTGGTGGATTGAGCGCCAACAGGGTTGTGGGACAGGAAGAGGAGGGGAACACTACACCATTCCCTGAAAAG GTGCAGATCGGTAATTCTCCAGTATATAAGGTTGATAGAAAGCTGGGCAAGGGTGGGTTTGGACAGGTTTTTGTTGGCCGTCGAGTCTCTGGTGGGATTGAAAGAACAACAGGTCCTAGTGCATTGGAG gTTGCCATCAAATTTGAGCACAGAAGCAGCAAAGGTTGTAATTATGGTCCTCCTTATGAATGGCAGGTTTACAG TACTCTTGGGGGCAGTTATGGGGTGCCAAGGGTGCACTATAAAGGTCGACAAGGTGACTACTATGTGATG GTAATGGACATGCTAGGTCCCAGTTTATGGGATGCTTGGAATACTTCTGGTCAAGC GATGTCAACGGAAATGGTAGCTTGTATTGCTGTTGAGTCCATATCAATCCTTGAAAACATGCATTCAAAAGG ATATGTCCATGGAGATGTAAAGCCTGAGAACTTTTTGCTTGGTCAGCCGGCAACAcctcaagaaaaaaaattatttcttgttGACCTCGGATTAG CCACAAGATGGAAAGATGCTTGCAACAGTAATCATGTTGAATATGACCAACGCCCAGATGTGTTCAG AGGAACTGTTCGATATGCCAGTGTTCATGCACATCTTGGAAGAACTGCAAGCAGAAGGGATGATCTGGAGTCTCTTGCATATACACTAATTTTTCTTCATCGAGGCAGATTACCCTGGCAGGGCTACCAG GGTGATAATAAATCATTCCTAGTTTGCAAGAAAAAGATGTCAACATCTCCGGAGATGATGTGTTGCTTGTGTCCTCCACCATTTAAGCAGTTTCTTGAGATCGTGGTCAACATGaagtttgatgaggaacctaactACTCGAAACTAATTTCTCTGTTCGATGGATTAATTGGACCAAATCCAGCAGTTAGGCCAATTAACACTGATGGTGCTCAAAAG GTTGGTCAAAAACGTGGCAGATTGACtattgatgaagaagaagaaagtcaaCAAAGGAAGAAGATTCGCTTAGGAGTGCCTGCCACCCAGTGGATTTCTGTGTATAATGCTAGGCTTCCTATGAAACAAAG GTACCACTACAATGTGGCTGATGCACGCTTggcacagcatgtagagagagGAAATGAGGATGGTCTGCTTATTAGTTGTGTTGCATCGTGCACAAATTTGTGGGCCCTTATTATGGATGCAGGAACTGGTTTCACATCCCAGGTCTATGAGTTGTCCCCATTCTTCCTTCACAAG gagTGGATCATGGATCAATGGGAGAAAAACTACTATATCACCTCTCTTGCTGGTGCCAACAATGGAAGTTCTCTTGTGGTGATGTCAAAAG GCACCCAATACACTCAGCAGTCTTACAAAGTAAGTGAGTCTTTCCCCTTCAAATGGATAAACAAGAAGTGGAAAGAAGGATTTCATGTCACGTCGATGGCAACAGCTGGGACACGATGGGGCATCGTCATGTCACGCAATGCTGGTTTTAGTGATCAG GTTGTCGAATTAGACTTCCTGTATCCAAGTGAGGGCATTCACAGGCGTTGGGACGGCGGATATCGCATTACTTCTATGGCTGCCACCTGGGATCAGGCTGCCCTTATTCTCAGTGTGCCCAAGCGGAAGCCTGGTGATGAGACACAAGAGACCCTTCGGACATCGTCATTTCCAAGTGCCCATGTTAAG GACAAGTGGGCAAAGAATCTATATCTTGCTTCAATTTGCTACGGACGCACTGTATCATGA
- the LOC135614698 gene encoding protein BIG GRAIN 1-like, with the protein MEERWARGKPRSGHQNPSFSSTLLDAIYRSIDESDGGATCDRHSLITVPKRPPPPLRPASEWRTAEAATRCRPLAPISTSSSSDKSSYGGFSSSSEPDSGVNRLRPILTVGAPIRSIPPPPAAAVFDRREEEKKKKKTGSIRGRLRDARSSRSAAPASPGARLAGFLGSVLSAVSVIPRRPTPTAVTAAGGCDDSACSTASSLSRSCLIKKPSTREQPPSGEGEKRSVTFYPVSVIVDEDLRPCGHKSVYGADTAPRRPSAVAMKARRRVEELLRGMEEEEEEMSDSSSDLFELQNLTVIGRERGRGRGVGGGYGDELPVYETAHLDMNRSTSQSQRFLKIQERM; encoded by the coding sequence ATGGAAGAGAGGTGGGCGAGGGGAAAGCCCAGGAGCGGTCACCAGAACCCCTCCTTCTCCTCCACCCTCCTCGACGCCATCTACCGCTCCATCGACGAGTCCGACGGCGGAGCCACGTGCGACCGCCACTCTCTCATCACCGTGCCGAAGCGCCCTCCGCCGCCCCTCCGGCCGGCGTCAGAGTGGCGAACCGCAGAGGCGGCGACCCGTTGCCGGCCGCTTGCGCCCATCTCCACCTCCAGTTCCTCAGACAAATCAAGCTACGGcggcttctcctcctcttccgagCCCGACTCGGGGGTAAACCGGCTCAGGCCGATCCTGACCGTCGGAGCTCCGATCCGCTCCATCCCTCCTCCGCCGGCTGCTGCGGTGTTCGACCGCcgtgaggaggagaagaagaaaaagaagacggGCTCGATCCGCGGCAGGCTTCGAGACGCGAGAAGTTCCAGGTCGGCCGCGCCGGCGTCCCCGGGCGCCCGCCTCGCCGGCTTCCTCGGCTCTGTATTGTCGGCGGTGTCGGTGATCCCGAGAAGGCCAACGCCCACCGCTGTCACCGCCGCGGGCGGATGCGACGACTCCGCCTGCTCCACGGCGTCGTCCCTCTCGCGATCCTGCCTCATCAAGAAACCATCGACGAGGGAGCAGCCTCCGTCGGGGGAGGGGGAGAAGCGATCGGTGACGTTCTACCCGGTGAGCGTGATCGTGGACGAGGATCTGCGGCCGTGCGGGCACAAGAGCGTCTATGGAGCGGACACCGCGCCCCGAAGGCCGTCGGCGGTGGCAATGAAGGCGAGGAGGAGGGTGGAAGAGCTCCTAAGagggatggaggaggaggaagaggaaatgaGCGATTCAAGCTCCGATCTGTTCGAGTTGCAGAACTTGACGGTGATCGGAAGGGAaagaggaaggggaaggggagtGGGAGGAGGTTACGGTGATGAGCTTCCGGTGTACGAGACGGCCCACCTCGACATGAATCGCTCCACTTCCCAGTCTCAACGTTTCCTAAAAATACAAGAAAGAATGTAA
- the LOC135614699 gene encoding protein ELF4-LIKE 3-like, producing the protein MMEGDRFSGLGNGTQVDGKVLQTFQKSFLQVENILDQNRQLINEINQNHESKIPDNLSRNVGLIRELNNNIRRVVDLYADLSLSFTRSMEASSEGDSEGKPGHKRNRPG; encoded by the coding sequence atgaTGGAAGGAGACCGCTTCTCGGGGCTTGGCAATGGAACCCAGGTGGACGGCAAAGTCCTGCAGACCTTCCAGAAGAGCTTTCTCCAGGTGGAGAACATCCTGGATCAGAACCGGCAGTTGATCAATGAGATCAATCAGAACCACGAGTCGAAGATCCCCGACAACCTCAGCCGCAACGTCGGCCTGATCAGAGAGCTCAACAACAACATCCGCCGCGTCGTCGACCTCTACGCCGACCTCTCCCTCTCCTTCACCCGCTCCATGGAAGCATCCTCCGAGGGCGACTCCGAAGGAAAGCCCGGCCACAAGCGAAACAGGCCTGGGTAG